The genomic segment TCGGCGCCGCTTGGGAGGCGAAGGCGCGCTTCTGGATGTGGTCGTAGATGCGGTGGTACATCGACTGCGGGTTGTCGTAGCGCTTCACGCCTTCCGCGCCGTTATCCGCGATGCTCGAGCGTACGCCACCCGGCTGCACCACGACCACTTCGATGCCGAACGGCGCCACCTCCTGGCGCATCACGTCGCTCAGCGTGTGCACGGCGCTCTTGGTTGCGCAGTACCCCGCGGCAAAGGGCGTGGGCATCACGCCGACCACGCTGCCGATGTTCACGATGCGTCCAGCCTTGCGCCTGGCCATGTGGGGGAACACCGCCTGGCTCACGCTGATCAGCCCGATCACGTTCGTCTTGAACAGCCGATCCAGGTCTTCGATGGGCGCCTCGAGCAGTGGACCGTAGACGTTGAAGCCGGCGTTGTTGATCAGCACGTCGATGTGGCCGTGGCGCTCCACCACCTCGGCGATGG from the Polyangiaceae bacterium genome contains:
- a CDS encoding SDR family NAD(P)-dependent oxidoreductase — its product is MAALQNQIVLVTGCSSGIGLGLVRELKRLGHTPIASARRSQSLDELKAEGFETVQLDVVDRASVDRAIAEVVERHGHIDVLINNAGFNVYGPLLEAPIEDLDRLFKTNVIGLISVSQAVFPHMARRKAGRIVNIGSVVGVMPTPFAAGYCATKSAVHTLSDVMRQEVAPFGIEVVVVQPGGVRSSIADNGAEGVKRYDNPQSMYHRIYDHIQKRAFASQAAPMETEDFARRTLAQALAKTAPRLVRQGRGSTALPVLSKLPGPVLDRIMLLQSGLKKLRD